One part of the Chthoniobacterales bacterium genome encodes these proteins:
- a CDS encoding sodium:proline symporter, whose protein sequence is MHLVDWLLVALPLVFVMGIAIYTQRQMKSVADFMSGGRMAGPYLLAVASGELQAGAVVFVAGFEQIAQAGFTTLWWSWMSIPAGLITTIFGFVYYRFRETRAMTLSQFFELRYSKSFRIFTGCLGFFAGIVNFGIIPAVGARCMIYFFGLPAKLTVLSFTFPTYILLMAVLLSIALFMALAGGLLTVMITDCVEGMVSQIFYLIIIVALLTMFSWNQISEVLLDRLPTQSMVNPFDSKGNKDFNGWIILIGMLVNIYSTGAWQNSSGYRSAAITPHAAVMGGILGRWRESGKWAVMILLAVCAITFLKHPDFAAQAAAVHAEVSQIDSPQIQKQMEVPVSLSHLLPIGIKGILCAVLLMGIFGGDATHLHSWGGIFVQDVLVPLRKKPFGPEQHIRVLRWSIVGVAVFAFLFGALFQQTEYISMWWSVTMAIYVGGAGAAIIGGLYWKKGTTTGAWTALIAGSSLSVTGILLRQIYGNAFPLNGVEISFYVTLLAIALYVGISLLTNREDYNMDRMLHRGKYAAVIEKVGDEMEAIVPAEKKFTWGRIIGFDENFSRSDKWITGSVFAWGMVWFSLSIIGTIWNLIAPWPVSFWTQFWRVSGIGIPIVISVVTGIWFTWGGVRDIKSLFQRLKAQRINHLDDGTVVNNMNLDETTAIREIPQSKK, encoded by the coding sequence ATGCATCTCGTTGACTGGCTCCTCGTCGCGCTGCCGCTTGTATTCGTGATGGGCATCGCCATTTATACCCAGCGACAAATGAAAAGCGTCGCGGATTTCATGTCTGGCGGACGCATGGCCGGTCCTTATCTACTCGCGGTGGCCTCGGGTGAATTGCAGGCCGGAGCGGTAGTCTTCGTGGCCGGGTTTGAACAAATTGCCCAGGCGGGATTTACCACTTTGTGGTGGAGTTGGATGAGTATCCCGGCTGGATTGATTACCACGATTTTCGGTTTTGTTTATTACCGGTTTCGCGAAACGCGGGCGATGACGCTCTCCCAATTTTTTGAACTGCGTTACAGTAAATCGTTTCGCATTTTCACCGGCTGCCTCGGGTTTTTTGCCGGCATCGTGAACTTTGGCATCATCCCCGCCGTGGGTGCCCGTTGCATGATCTATTTTTTCGGCCTGCCGGCCAAACTGACAGTCCTTTCCTTCACGTTTCCGACTTACATCCTTCTCATGGCGGTGCTGCTCTCGATCGCGCTCTTTATGGCGCTGGCGGGCGGCTTGCTCACCGTCATGATCACCGATTGTGTGGAGGGAATGGTCTCCCAAATCTTCTATTTGATCATCATCGTCGCGTTGCTGACCATGTTTAGCTGGAACCAGATCAGCGAAGTCCTGCTGGATCGTTTGCCGACGCAATCGATGGTCAATCCCTTCGATTCGAAGGGGAACAAGGATTTCAACGGCTGGATAATTCTCATCGGCATGCTGGTGAACATTTACAGCACCGGCGCCTGGCAGAATTCGAGCGGGTACAGATCGGCGGCGATCACCCCGCACGCCGCAGTGATGGGCGGCATCCTCGGCCGCTGGCGGGAAAGCGGAAAATGGGCGGTCATGATCCTCCTTGCCGTCTGTGCGATTACTTTTCTGAAACACCCGGATTTCGCCGCCCAAGCCGCGGCAGTACATGCCGAAGTTTCGCAAATCGACAGCCCTCAGATCCAAAAGCAGATGGAGGTTCCGGTCTCTCTCTCTCATCTGCTGCCCATCGGGATCAAGGGAATCCTTTGCGCCGTTTTGCTGATGGGTATTTTTGGCGGCGACGCCACGCATTTACATTCTTGGGGCGGCATTTTTGTGCAGGACGTGTTAGTGCCCTTGCGGAAAAAACCCTTCGGCCCGGAGCAACATATTCGAGTTCTGCGCTGGTCCATCGTTGGCGTGGCGGTGTTTGCTTTTCTCTTCGGGGCGCTCTTTCAGCAGACGGAATACATTTCCATGTGGTGGTCGGTCACCATGGCCATCTACGTCGGAGGCGCCGGAGCGGCGATCATCGGCGGACTTTATTGGAAAAAAGGGACCACCACCGGCGCGTGGACGGCCCTGATCGCCGGTTCGTCGCTGTCGGTCACCGGCATCCTCCTGCGGCAGATTTACGGCAACGCTTTTCCGCTCAACGGCGTTGAGATTTCCTTCTACGTCACCCTGCTGGCCATCGCGCTCTACGTCGGAATCTCCCTCCTGACGAACCGCGAGGATTACAACATGGACCGGATGCTGCATCGCGGTAAATACGCCGCCGTGATCGAAAAGGTCGGTGACGAAATGGAGGCCATCGTTCCAGCGGAAAAAAAGTTCACATGGGGACGGATCATTGGCTTCGACGAGAATTTTTCGCGCAGCGACAAATGGATCACCGGCAGCGTCTTTGCCTGGGGCATGGTCTGGTTTTCCCTGTCAATCATCGGCACCATTTGGAACCTGATCGCTCCGTGGCCGGTCTCGTTCTGGACGCAATTCTGGAGGGTGTCCGGTATCGGCATTCCCATCGTGATCTCCGTCGTCACGGGCATTTGGTTTACCTGGGGCGGTGTGCGCGACATCAAAAGCCTCTTCCAACGGCTGAAAGCCCAGCGCATCAATCACCTCGACGACGGCACCGTGGTCAACAACATGAATCTCGATGAGACCACCGCGATTCGCGAAATTCCGCAGTCGAAGAAGTGA
- a CDS encoding SGNH/GDSL hydrolase family protein, translating into MNLDQQSLPRLTAFQPAFIRSIVALFGFIFAILCADPAQAAINIMPLGDSITQGGKSSIGSTYYASYRYALYFKLKNAGYAVNMVGSLNVTSPTTPTPSAANYPNYSTTFDRDHEGHWGKTTLYLDQNINTWLAGLSATDKPDLVVLNIGTNDANNISTATYTSQLNSVIDKLRASNANITIILSNIMVFINHETACASFNTAISGVVTSKNTPASRVVLADINSNLPANARYDGIHPNLVGEEHLATVYFNAIKSVLDPEAITVDNAQTADVFLTGSWFASTASPGYYGTNYHHDNNIDKGTKSFAFLPTLPADGDCLVFARWVATPNRATNVPIDIVTTSGTSTVTVNQQLNGSTWNLLGYYNFSAATAEITIRTTGTNGYVIADAVSLLPAVGTTVDNTDAAVTIVGTWSPSTGTPGYLGTNYVHDGNTGKGTKSFSFKPALPATDSYLVYARWPAEINRATNVPVDIVTSNGSVSTVTVNQQTNSNSWNLLGTYTLAPANAEVKFRTNGTNGYVVADGVRVIPVPVQ; encoded by the coding sequence ATGAACCTAGATCAACAATCATTGCCACGTCTCACCGCGTTTCAACCTGCATTTATCCGATCGATCGTGGCTTTATTCGGCTTCATCTTCGCCATTCTTTGCGCCGACCCCGCGCAGGCGGCTATCAATATCATGCCGCTGGGCGACTCCATCACGCAAGGTGGGAAAAGCAGTATCGGCAGCACTTATTATGCGTCCTACCGCTACGCCCTTTATTTCAAACTTAAGAATGCTGGCTACGCGGTGAACATGGTCGGTTCCCTCAACGTCACCAGCCCGACTACCCCAACGCCAAGCGCGGCGAATTATCCGAACTACTCGACGACTTTTGATCGCGATCACGAAGGTCACTGGGGAAAGACCACTCTCTATTTAGACCAGAACATTAATACCTGGCTGGCCGGCTTGTCCGCCACCGACAAACCGGATCTAGTTGTCCTGAATATCGGCACAAACGACGCGAACAATATCTCCACTGCCACTTATACCTCGCAGCTAAATAGCGTCATCGACAAGCTCCGGGCATCGAATGCTAACATCACAATCATCCTGTCCAACATCATGGTATTCATCAATCACGAGACGGCCTGCGCCAGCTTCAACACCGCGATCTCCGGCGTAGTCACTTCGAAAAACACGCCCGCCTCGCGGGTCGTGCTGGCAGATATTAACTCCAACCTGCCGGCCAACGCCCGCTACGACGGCATTCATCCCAATCTTGTCGGTGAAGAACATCTCGCCACGGTATATTTTAACGCCATCAAGTCCGTACTCGATCCCGAAGCGATAACGGTGGACAACGCCCAAACCGCCGATGTCTTCCTCACTGGTAGTTGGTTCGCCTCCACCGCCTCGCCTGGTTACTACGGCACGAATTATCACCACGATAATAACATCGATAAAGGCACCAAGTCCTTCGCCTTCCTGCCGACGCTACCGGCGGACGGCGATTGCCTCGTCTTCGCCCGCTGGGTGGCCACTCCCAATCGCGCGACCAATGTTCCCATCGACATCGTCACCACCTCCGGCACCTCGACTGTCACCGTTAATCAGCAACTCAACGGCTCTACTTGGAATCTCCTCGGCTACTATAACTTTTCCGCCGCCACTGCCGAAATTACAATTCGCACCACCGGCACCAATGGCTATGTGATTGCCGATGCTGTGAGCCTGCTACCAGCCGTCGGGACCACCGTGGACAACACCGATGCCGCCGTGACCATCGTCGGCACCTGGTCGCCCTCCACCGGTACTCCAGGCTATCTGGGCACCAACTACGTTCACGACGGCAACACCGGCAAAGGCACCAAGAGCTTCTCCTTCAAGCCTGCCCTGCCCGCGACTGACAGCTATCTGGTTTACGCCCGTTGGCCGGCCGAAATCAATCGCGCGACTAACGTGCCGGTCGATATCGTTACCTCGAATGGCTCAGTGTCCACAGTGACCGTCAATCAGCAGACTAATAGCAACAGCTGGAACCTTCTCGGCACCTACACCCTCGCTCCCGCCAACGCCGAAGTGAAGTTTCGCACCAATGGAACCAACGGATATGTCGTCGCCGACGGTGTACGCGTGATCCCAGTTCCCGTACAATGA
- a CDS encoding sialate O-acetylesterase, with protein MLRPLTPAFIRSLAALFGLLLAVLVPAPAQAAINIMPLGDSITQGGKSGIGSVYYASYRYALYFKLQSAGYAVNMVGSLNVTSPTTPTPSATNYPLYATSFDRDHEGHFGKTTAYLNSNPNSNITTWLAGLPAADKPDLVVLNIGTNDANNIPTSTFISQLTSVIAKLRAANPSVKIVLSNIMVFLNHETACIDFNAALAQLAPSLSTAASPIVLADINTNLPTNARYDGIHPNLVGEEHLATVYFAAIQSLLGPAFSFTVDKIFGPNMVLQRSQPINVWGTGAPGATVTVALRNGATTLTSGTGQVNGTGQWIVTLPAVNTFGGPFVLSIASGTQTITHDNVLVGDVWLCSGQSNMDLTVKENNANTAFTALNPATDDLIRHFSVEHLYNAAPQETLGDRADETGNQWQSTAVPAVDGFTASGFFFARSYRAANPGVPIGIIKAAWGSTLIESWLSAETQASRPDLAARAAVIAADPANAPDVQGTRQRQPAVCYNGMIYPLRRFALRGFLWYQGESNANAAGVLTYPITQRLLIQSWRTLWGGTARPWVTVQLPGFAHTGEPIYWPWLRDAQTTTLQEPSTAVLGSIDLGSSLTDLGDADRELHPRTKVELGRRLATLVRAKFDGATGLVSEGPAPLGVELASPGVLRVSFDMKGSAALTTTGNAAPTGLEVAGSDGVYYPATTTVLESSSSIRVASTSVPAPLYVRYAMSNLFTGNLFNAESQPLPVLPFRMEPPVLGPVNFALSATPTPGLVSLTWNFPVGTTRFEVKRATRSGGPYTTLASPVTCSYTDSTVVAGTIYYYLITAKNDTGSSWNSTELVTASDLTLIKDNADASGVTFTGAWNSSTNPDAYLNSYIHDNNTGKGTKGATFTPTLPSDGDYYVYAHWVAAPNRATNVPIDIVTASGTSTVTVNQQLNGSAWNLLGCYTFSASTASVTIRTTGTNGYVVADAVSLVHVSGFAVDNTDAPVTIVGTWSSSTGTPGYLGSNYVHDGNTGKGTKSFSFKPVLSAIGNYRVYARWPAEINRATNVPVDIVTSSGAVKTVTVNQQTNSNTWNLLGTYTLAPANAEVKFRTAGTNGYVIADGVRVIPIPAVMYSSPFGSWRAQFFSLTEMNDPSISSDLTDPDGDGVMNIFEYGLGGDPLNPDASVLPRVSTNAGRLTLSFQRDTNLYDLIYTVQATSTLDMPNSWIDIASGTNGAALTPLVTDTLTSETPGAGTLKNVEVRDSLPPTQATRRFLRLKISR; from the coding sequence ATGTTGCGCCCCCTGACGCCCGCGTTCATTCGATCTCTAGCGGCTCTGTTTGGCCTCCTTTTAGCCGTTCTCGTCCCAGCGCCAGCGCAGGCAGCTATCAATATTATGCCGTTGGGCGACTCAATTACCCAAGGTGGAAAAAGCGGCATCGGCAGTGTCTATTACGCGTCCTACCGCTACGCGCTTTATTTCAAACTCCAGAGCGCCGGCTACGCCGTGAACATGGTCGGTTCCCTCAACGTCACCAGCCCGACCACCCCGACGCCAAGCGCGACGAATTATCCGCTCTACGCCACCAGTTTCGACCGCGACCACGAGGGACATTTCGGCAAAACCACCGCCTATTTGAATTCGAACCCGAATTCAAACATCACCACCTGGCTGGCTGGCCTGCCCGCCGCCGACAAACCGGATTTAGTCGTTCTGAACATCGGCACCAACGACGCCAACAACATCCCTACTTCCACCTTTATCTCGCAGCTGACCAGCGTCATCGCCAAACTACGGGCCGCCAACCCGTCCGTGAAAATCGTCCTTTCGAACATCATGGTGTTCCTCAACCACGAGACAGCGTGCATCGATTTCAACGCGGCGCTCGCGCAACTCGCACCTTCACTCAGCACAGCCGCATCGCCCATCGTGTTGGCGGACATCAACACCAACCTGCCGACCAACGCGCGCTACGACGGCATCCATCCTAATCTGGTGGGCGAGGAGCATCTCGCGACCGTATATTTCGCCGCCATCCAGTCCCTGCTCGGTCCGGCGTTTTCGTTTACGGTCGACAAAATTTTCGGCCCAAACATGGTTTTGCAGCGCTCGCAGCCGATTAATGTCTGGGGCACCGGTGCCCCGGGAGCGACCGTGACAGTGGCTCTCCGCAATGGAGCGACCACGCTCACCTCCGGCACCGGGCAAGTCAACGGCACCGGCCAATGGATCGTCACCTTGCCGGCGGTCAACACCTTTGGAGGTCCCTTTGTGCTCTCCATCGCGAGCGGCACGCAAACGATTACCCATGACAACGTGCTCGTAGGCGATGTCTGGCTGTGCAGTGGCCAGTCCAACATGGATCTGACAGTGAAGGAAAATAACGCGAACACGGCCTTCACTGCTCTTAACCCCGCCACCGACGACCTCATCCGGCATTTTTCCGTCGAGCATCTCTACAACGCCGCGCCACAGGAGACGCTCGGCGACCGCGCAGACGAAACGGGCAACCAGTGGCAAAGCACCGCCGTCCCCGCCGTAGATGGATTCACAGCATCTGGGTTTTTCTTCGCGCGAAGCTATCGCGCCGCCAACCCGGGCGTGCCGATCGGCATCATCAAGGCCGCCTGGGGCTCGACTCTGATCGAATCGTGGTTAAGCGCCGAAACGCAGGCCTCGCGCCCCGACCTCGCCGCGCGCGCTGCCGTCATCGCGGCTGATCCCGCCAACGCTCCCGACGTGCAGGGCACACGCCAGCGTCAGCCCGCTGTCTGCTACAACGGCATGATCTATCCGCTGCGTCGTTTCGCTCTCCGCGGCTTCCTTTGGTATCAAGGCGAGAGCAACGCCAACGCGGCCGGTGTGCTCACTTATCCGATCACCCAGCGACTCCTTATCCAGAGCTGGCGCACACTCTGGGGTGGTACCGCCCGCCCGTGGGTTACTGTGCAATTGCCCGGCTTCGCTCATACTGGCGAACCGATCTACTGGCCGTGGCTGCGCGATGCCCAGACTACTACTCTGCAAGAGCCCTCCACCGCCGTCCTCGGCTCCATCGACTTGGGTTCCAGTCTGACGGATCTCGGCGACGCCGATCGGGAATTGCACCCGCGCACGAAGGTCGAGCTGGGTCGGCGTCTTGCCACGCTTGTCCGGGCGAAGTTCGACGGCGCAACAGGTCTGGTCTCCGAAGGCCCCGCGCCGCTCGGCGTCGAGTTGGCTTCGCCCGGAGTGCTTCGCGTCTCCTTCGATATGAAGGGCTCCGCCGCCCTGACTACCACCGGCAACGCCGCTCCCACCGGGCTCGAAGTCGCCGGTAGCGATGGAGTGTATTACCCAGCCACTACAACGGTGCTGGAGTCGTCGTCCTCGATCCGAGTGGCCAGCACATCGGTGCCTGCCCCGCTCTATGTGCGCTATGCAATGAGCAATCTATTCACCGGCAATCTCTTTAATGCCGAGAGCCAACCGCTGCCCGTCCTGCCCTTCCGAATGGAGCCGCCGGTCTTGGGCCCTGTTAATTTCGCCCTGAGTGCCACGCCCACTCCCGGGCTGGTCTCACTGACCTGGAACTTCCCCGTGGGCACGACCCGGTTTGAGGTAAAACGCGCCACCCGAAGCGGCGGCCCTTACACGACCTTGGCCAGCCCGGTGACATGCAGCTACACCGACTCGACCGTCGTCGCTGGCACGATTTATTATTATCTCATTACGGCTAAGAACGACACCGGCTCCTCGTGGAATTCCACGGAGCTGGTAACCGCTTCCGACCTGACGCTGATCAAGGACAACGCAGACGCGAGCGGCGTCACATTCACGGGAGCTTGGAACTCGAGCACCAACCCTGACGCCTACCTAAACAGCTATATCCACGACAATAATACCGGCAAGGGGACAAAGGGTGCCACATTCACTCCGACACTTCCGTCGGATGGTGATTACTACGTCTATGCACACTGGGTAGCTGCGCCTAATCGCGCAACTAACGTGCCGATCGACATCGTTACCGCCTCCGGGACCTCTACCGTCACGGTCAACCAGCAACTCAACGGCTCTGCTTGGAATCTTCTCGGCTGCTATACGTTTTCCGCCTCCACCGCTTCCGTTACGATTCGCACTACCGGCACCAATGGCTATGTGGTCGCTGACGCGGTCAGCCTCGTCCATGTTTCCGGCTTTGCCGTGGACAACACCGATGCGCCCGTGACAATCGTCGGCACATGGTCGTCTTCCACCGGAACTCCCGGCTATCTTGGCAGCAACTACGTTCACGACGGCAACACTGGCAAAGGCACCAAGAGCTTCTCCTTCAAGCCCGTCTTGTCCGCGATCGGCAACTATCGGGTTTACGCCCGCTGGCCTGCTGAAATCAATCGCGCGACCAACGTGCCGGTGGATATCGTCACTTCCAGCGGGGCGGTAAAGACGGTGACCGTCAATCAGCAGACAAACAGTAATACTTGGAATCTCCTCGGCACCTACACGCTTGCCCCCGCCAACGCCGAAGTGAAGTTCCGCACCGCGGGCACCAACGGTTACGTCATCGCAGACGGTGTGCGCGTGATCCCGATTCCCGCTGTGATGTATTCCAGCCCCTTTGGGTCGTGGCGAGCACAATTCTTCAGCCTAACGGAAATGAACGATCCCTCGATCAGCAGTGACCTCACTGATCCAGATGGCGACGGTGTGATGAATATTTTCGAATATGGCCTTGGCGGTGACCCACTCAATCCCGATGCCTCGGTATTGCCACGCGTCAGCACAAATGCGGGGCGGCTGACTTTGAGCTTTCAACGCGACACGAACCTCTACGATCTGATCTATACGGTGCAGGCAACAAGCACGCTGGACATGCCCAATTCTTGGATCGACATCGCTTCCGGCACGAATGGCGCAGCGCTTACGCCGCTGGTGACCGACACGCTCACAAGCGAAACGCCGGGCGCAGGCACTCTCAAAAACGTGGAAGTGCGTGATTCATTACCCCCCACCCAAGCAACGCGACGGTTTCTACGCCTGAAAATAAGCCGATGA
- a CDS encoding autotransporter-associated beta strand repeat-containing protein — protein sequence MKNKYSTSSLAKCVALSLGLFITAFSPLAQAATGTWLNTGSDWNTNANWSASPYPGSAGGDNATLAAVATAVNPNLDVNIQIATLNIDNSQADYNITTATSSVFTIDTSIITTGGGTTNIAPRIVFSSSSARTINNGTTVLNLNGGISLNATGPLLTLTNSTPVVVSSVNTTNGTGATTDVLSIQGTGSMTVTGSIASGSGFAVVKLESSTTPYTGTLRLEGSNAFSATTVWRGGTLEIANNGALGGQNITLGSSAVSTQASLFTTGAFSTPANIAFNAGANSSYTVGGSQTTGTSIYSGTVNLANIGAANNGLNLTSASGGTVSFTNVISSSAGNTNQFIKKVGNGVVKLSGVNTYSGGTFINAGTLEANTAVSGTNSATGTGSITVGATLGGTGQIRPTVLGSTQQFVSVSSGGHLAPGVVAGTPGAGIGTLTLDSGGSTAANILSMASGSDFLFALGAAGTFLIPGASDLLVISNSAVDDVAFNGNAINFLGTGAAGVYRLFDGLATSTEAADTWQGLVLGGASGREITSGLTVTNLGAGLTGTLFVGDGVSFGAQAGDIYVAVVPEPSTVIMGIFCSGIAASFYFRRKKA from the coding sequence ATGAAAAACAAATATTCCACCTCGTCCCTCGCCAAATGCGTCGCCCTCAGCCTCGGGCTTTTCATCACCGCATTTTCTCCGCTGGCCCAGGCAGCTACCGGCACTTGGCTAAACACCGGTTCTGACTGGAACACCAATGCTAATTGGAGCGCTTCCCCCTATCCAGGATCCGCAGGTGGTGACAATGCGACCCTCGCGGCGGTCGCCACCGCCGTGAATCCCAATCTAGATGTCAATATTCAGATCGCGACGCTTAACATCGACAACAGCCAAGCCGACTATAATATAACCACAGCGACCTCTTCCGTCTTTACCATTGATACTTCGATCATCACGACGGGCGGCGGGACAACCAACATCGCTCCCCGAATTGTTTTTTCTTCAAGTAGTGCGCGCACCATTAACAACGGCACGACTGTTTTGAATTTAAATGGAGGCATTAGTCTTAATGCCACGGGTCCTTTGTTGACGCTTACCAATAGCACCCCTGTTGTCGTCAGTAGTGTAAACACGACCAACGGAACTGGTGCCACTACGGATGTGCTTTCCATTCAGGGCACCGGTAGCATGACTGTCACGGGCAGCATTGCCTCAGGGTCCGGGTTCGCTGTCGTCAAACTTGAATCATCAACTACGCCTTACACCGGCACTTTGAGACTCGAGGGGAGCAATGCATTTTCAGCGACTACAGTTTGGAGGGGTGGAACGCTTGAGATTGCCAACAATGGAGCCTTGGGTGGCCAGAATATAACTTTGGGTAGTAGTGCTGTGAGTACTCAGGCAAGCCTGTTCACCACCGGAGCCTTCTCGACCCCTGCCAACATCGCTTTCAACGCTGGTGCAAACAGCTCATACACCGTGGGAGGCTCACAAACGACCGGGACCTCGATTTACTCCGGCACCGTTAACCTCGCGAATATTGGGGCTGCGAACAACGGTCTAAATCTCACCTCCGCCTCTGGAGGCACTGTGTCGTTCACCAACGTGATCTCCAGCTCAGCGGGGAACACCAATCAGTTCATTAAGAAAGTCGGTAACGGCGTGGTTAAATTAAGCGGCGTCAATACCTACTCCGGCGGAACCTTCATCAACGCAGGCACGTTGGAGGCTAACACTGCGGTAAGTGGTACCAATTCAGCGACAGGCACCGGGAGTATTACGGTCGGAGCGACGCTCGGCGGCACCGGTCAAATTCGGCCGACTGTTCTCGGATCTACCCAGCAATTTGTCTCAGTATCCAGCGGCGGTCACCTCGCTCCGGGAGTTGTCGCAGGCACTCCGGGGGCTGGCATCGGCACTCTGACGCTAGATAGTGGAGGGAGCACGGCTGCTAACATTCTCTCAATGGCTTCCGGCTCAGACTTTCTGTTCGCCCTCGGTGCGGCCGGAACGTTCCTGATACCCGGAGCCAGCGATCTTTTGGTGATTAGCAACTCTGCGGTTGATGATGTGGCCTTCAACGGTAATGCGATTAACTTCCTAGGCACCGGTGCTGCGGGTGTCTATCGGCTCTTCGATGGGTTAGCGACTTCTACCGAAGCTGCAGACACTTGGCAGGGTCTGGTCTTGGGTGGAGCATCCGGGCGAGAAATTACTAGCGGACTCACTGTGACGAACCTCGGCGCTGGATTGACCGGCACCCTCTTTGTGGGCGATGGGGTAAGTTTTGGAGCCCAAGCGGGAGATATTTATGTGGCTGTGGTTCCCGAGCCATCCACTGTGATCATGGGCATTTTTTGTTCGGGCATTGCCGCATCTTTCTACTTTAGGAGAAAAAAGGCCTAG
- a CDS encoding autotransporter-associated beta strand repeat-containing protein, which produces MKNNSTLDLAKCVAISLGLSITAFSPLAQAATGNWLNIGSDWNTNANWSGASYPGTAGGETATLPSAATAVNPNLDVSILINTLNIDNTQADYDITTATSSVFTIATSIVTTGGGTTNIAPQILFGSGARTINNGTTTLNLNGGISLIGQGPVVTLTNSTPIVVSSITTGNGPGADDVLSIQGTGSMTVTGSIAPGAGFNTISLAVPIAGYTGTLRLEGSNTFSTTTLWRGGTIEVANNGALGGQNITVGSSAVSTQASLLTTGAFSTPANITFSGANTSFTLGGSQTSGTSTYSGTVNLTALQAVNNGLNVTAATGGTVSFTNVISSLANSAHFITKIGNGVVKLSGVNTYGGGTLINAGTLEANTVVGGTNSSTGTGNVTVFIGGTLGGTGQIRPGVLGVNQQFVSVSNGGHLAPGVVAGTPGAGIGTLTLDSGGSTATNILSMASGSDFQFALGVAGTFAVDGTNDLLVISNSAASDVAFNGNAIDFLGTGAVGVYRLFDGLATSTEASDTWAGLTLGGVSTRQITSGLTVTNLAAGLTGTLFVGDGGSFGTQAGDIYLNVVAVPEPSTYAMIIGGFGILIGVQRARRRSL; this is translated from the coding sequence ATGAAAAATAATTCCACCTTGGACCTTGCCAAATGCGTCGCCATCAGCCTCGGGCTTTCCATCACAGCATTTTCTCCGCTGGCGCAGGCAGCTACCGGCAATTGGCTCAATATAGGTTCTGACTGGAACACCAATGCGAATTGGAGTGGTGCCAGCTATCCTGGAACCGCTGGTGGTGAGACTGCTACGCTCCCTTCGGCCGCCACCGCCGTGAATCCCAATCTCGATGTTAGTATTTTGATCAATACACTTAACATCGATAACACCCAGGCCGATTATGATATTACCACGGCGACCTCCTCCGTCTTTACCATTGCCACTTCGATCGTCACGACTGGCGGCGGGACGACCAACATCGCTCCCCAAATCCTTTTTGGATCTGGTGCACGTACAATTAACAACGGTACGACTACTCTAAACTTGAATGGTGGCATTAGTCTTATTGGCCAAGGGCCTGTGGTGACGCTCACCAATAGCACGCCTATTGTCGTGAGTAGTATAACCACGGGCAACGGCCCCGGAGCGGACGATGTCCTTTCCATTCAGGGCACCGGCAGCATGACGGTCACGGGCAGCATTGCCCCAGGGGCTGGGTTCAATACCATCAGTCTTGCTGTACCAATTGCGGGTTACACCGGCACTCTGAGACTCGAGGGGAGCAATACATTTTCGACGACTACATTGTGGAGGGGTGGAACGATCGAGGTTGCCAACAATGGAGCCTTGGGTGGCCAAAATATAACTGTGGGTAGTAGCGCTGTAAGTACTCAGGCAAGCCTGCTCACAACTGGAGCCTTCTCGACCCCTGCCAACATCACTTTCAGCGGTGCAAACACTTCATTTACTCTTGGAGGTTCGCAGACAAGCGGGACATCGACTTACTCCGGCACCGTTAACCTCACGGCTCTTCAAGCTGTGAACAACGGTCTAAATGTCACCGCCGCCACTGGAGGCACAGTATCGTTCACCAACGTGATATCCAGCCTGGCAAATTCCGCTCACTTCATCACGAAAATTGGTAACGGCGTGGTCAAGTTAAGCGGCGTAAATACCTACGGCGGCGGGACCCTCATCAATGCAGGCACGTTGGAGGCTAATACTGTAGTAGGCGGCACTAACTCGTCGACAGGCACGGGGAATGTAACGGTTTTCATTGGGGGGACGCTCGGCGGCACTGGCCAGATTCGGCCAGGTGTTCTAGGCGTGAATCAGCAATTTGTCTCGGTATCGAACGGCGGTCATCTCGCTCCTGGAGTTGTCGCGGGCACTCCGGGGGCTGGCATCGGCACTCTGACGCTAGATAGTGGAGGGAGCACGGCTACTAACATTCTCTCAATGGCTTCCGGCTCAGACTTTCAGTTTGCCCTCGGTGTTGCCGGAACGTTTGCAGTAGATGGAACCAACGATCTTCTAGTGATTAGCAACTCTGCGGCTAGCGATGTGGCTTTCAATGGGAACGCGATTGATTTCCTAGGCACTGGAGCGGTGGGTGTCTATCGGCTCTTCGATGGGCTAGCGACTTCTACTGAAGCTTCAGATACTTGGGCGGGTTTGACTCTGGGTGGAGTATCCACTCGTCAAATCACTAGCGGACTTACTGTGACGAATCTCGCTGCGGGATTGACCGGCACCCTCTTTGTGGGCGATGGGGGAAGTTTTGGAACTCAAGCTGGAGATATTTATCTCAATGTCGTTGCGGTCCCCGAGCCATCCACCTATGCGATGATAATCGGCGGATTCGGGATTTTAATCGGCGTGCAGCGCGCCCGCCGTCGCAGCCTCTAA